Proteins co-encoded in one Verrucomicrobiota bacterium genomic window:
- a CDS encoding CCA tRNA nucleotidyltransferase, giving the protein MPSEAFRQARRVARKLSAAGHTAWLAGGCVRDALLGKEPKDYDIATDATPEAVLQVFPKGRTVGAHFGVILVKAGDFDFEVATFRTDGDYLDGRRPETVTFASAEEDAQRRDFTINGMFQEPESLEVIDYVGGQEDLTAGRLRAVGEAARRFAEDRLRLLRAVRFASRLGFEIEPRTWDALAAQADRITEISPERIREELDQILVSPERLRGFDLLVQSGLMAAILPEIIALQGCEQPPQWHPEGDVFVHTRLMLKMLPPQASRELVWAVLLHDIAKPAARTVDADGRIRFNGHDSLGADLAVAILQRLKHSNQVIEDVREMVARHMQFMHVQDMRVAKLKRFMARPTFAEEMELHRVDCTSSNGLTDNYQFLQAKEAEFAREPLIPPPLVTGHDLLARGCAPGPEIGRILEEIQNLQLEGSLETREGALAALDRLLPQPNS; this is encoded by the coding sequence GTGCGCGATGCGTTGCTGGGCAAGGAGCCGAAGGACTACGACATCGCGACCGACGCCACGCCCGAGGCCGTGCTGCAAGTTTTTCCCAAGGGCCGCACGGTCGGGGCTCACTTTGGGGTGATCCTGGTGAAGGCGGGAGACTTTGATTTCGAGGTGGCGACCTTTCGCACGGATGGAGACTACCTCGATGGCCGCCGCCCGGAAACGGTCACCTTTGCCAGCGCGGAGGAAGACGCCCAGCGGCGCGACTTCACCATCAATGGCATGTTCCAAGAACCGGAGAGCCTGGAGGTGATCGATTATGTCGGCGGACAGGAGGATCTGACCGCGGGCCGACTGCGGGCCGTGGGGGAGGCGGCGCGTCGCTTCGCCGAGGATCGACTCCGCCTGCTGCGAGCGGTCCGCTTCGCCAGCCGACTTGGTTTCGAAATCGAGCCCCGCACCTGGGACGCCCTGGCCGCGCAGGCCGATCGCATCACCGAAATCAGTCCCGAGCGAATCCGCGAAGAGTTGGATCAGATCCTTGTTTCTCCAGAACGCCTCCGGGGCTTCGATCTTCTGGTCCAGTCAGGCCTGATGGCCGCCATTCTCCCGGAAATCATCGCCTTGCAGGGCTGCGAGCAGCCCCCTCAGTGGCATCCGGAGGGCGATGTCTTCGTTCACACCCGCCTCATGCTGAAAATGCTGCCCCCGCAGGCTTCGCGGGAACTGGTTTGGGCCGTGCTCTTGCACGACATCGCCAAGCCGGCTGCCCGGACCGTGGACGCGGACGGCCGCATTCGCTTCAATGGGCACGACAGCTTGGGCGCGGACCTAGCGGTCGCCATCTTGCAGCGTCTCAAGCACTCCAATCAAGTCATCGAGGACGTCCGCGAAATGGTGGCCCGTCATATGCAGTTCATGCATGTGCAGGACATGCGGGTCGCCAAGCTCAAACGCTTTATGGCGCGGCCGACCTTCGCGGAGGAAATGGAATTGCACCGAGTGGATTGTACCAGCAGCAACGGCTTGACCGACAATTACCAATTCCTCCAGGCCAAGGAAGCCGAGTTCGCTCGCGAGCCACTCATCCCGCCTCCCCTAGTCACGGGGCACGATCTCTTGGCGCGCGGATGCGCTCCCGGGCCGGAAATCGGCCGCATTTTAGAAGAAATTCAGAATCTCCAGCTTGAAGGATCGCTGGAGACCCGCGAAGGAGCACTGGCCGCGCTCGACCGCCTCCTTCCTCAACCCAATTCCTAG
- a CDS encoding DUF4339 domain-containing protein, translating into MSSENWFYAADGTQQGPVGFYQLRTLAQEGTIKPDTLIWREGMENWVKAETVDGVLDEAPASDASPGPIPSNPYAAPSATQITAAVETDFELIPKNLPEPPVKLDLGFCLSQGWKLMKANFVSLFLFGLVYLIILILVSALFQALYEPLGIETVPDPNNPFTPTVISGFGQAFLLEFLSTLIEIFLGLGSARYLLNLISGEDFELSDLFSQGDKVFKTLLATILYFIAVSIGLIFLVVPGIIVAIRLGHYQTVIVERNLGPVEALRFSWQLTRHNVGALLVLGLAAIGIGLVGALALVVGLIPALIVVYCAFTIAYKFLQLGPEKMAALAERTGRA; encoded by the coding sequence ATGTCTTCTGAAAACTGGTTCTACGCCGCCGATGGCACCCAACAAGGTCCGGTCGGATTTTACCAACTCCGCACCCTCGCCCAGGAGGGAACCATCAAGCCAGACACCCTCATTTGGCGCGAAGGGATGGAAAACTGGGTCAAGGCGGAAACCGTAGACGGCGTTTTGGACGAAGCCCCCGCTTCCGACGCTTCCCCCGGCCCCATTCCCAGCAATCCCTACGCCGCCCCCTCCGCCACACAAATCACGGCCGCAGTGGAGACGGACTTTGAACTGATCCCCAAGAATCTCCCCGAGCCTCCGGTCAAACTGGACCTCGGCTTCTGTCTCTCGCAGGGCTGGAAACTCATGAAAGCGAATTTCGTGAGCCTGTTCCTTTTTGGCTTGGTCTACCTCATCATCTTGATCCTCGTTTCGGCCCTCTTCCAAGCCCTCTATGAACCTCTCGGGATTGAAACCGTCCCCGACCCCAATAATCCCTTCACCCCGACAGTGATCTCGGGCTTTGGCCAAGCCTTCCTCTTGGAATTTCTCTCCACCCTGATTGAGATTTTTCTGGGCTTGGGGTCGGCTCGCTACCTCTTGAACCTCATTTCCGGAGAAGACTTCGAACTATCCGATCTCTTTTCCCAAGGGGACAAAGTGTTCAAAACCTTATTGGCCACCATCCTCTACTTCATCGCCGTAAGCATCGGCCTGATTTTCCTGGTCGTCCCTGGGATCATCGTCGCCATCCGCTTGGGACATTACCAAACCGTCATCGTAGAACGAAACTTAGGCCCGGTGGAAGCCCTCCGATTCAGTTGGCAGCTGACCCGCCATAACGTGGGAGCGCTCCTGGTCCTTGGGCTGGCGGCCATTGGGATCGGCCTCGTGGGGGCCCTCGCGCTGGTCGTGGGGCTGATTCCTGCCCTCATCGTCGTCTACTGCGCCTTCACCATCGCCTACAAATTCCTCCAGCTCGGCCCCGAGAAAATGGCAGCCTTGGCCGAGCGGACCGGCCGCGCTTGA